A window of the Cystobacter fuscus genome harbors these coding sequences:
- a CDS encoding bifunctional serine/threonine-protein kinase/formylglycine-generating enzyme family protein: MADLAPSNSMRQPISHCLTDELLVELLEDRLPDEELARIHRHAAGCDDCRALLATFTPGIQRAGEEATDDCEPAGTSREPGLVWTPPDAFDAFRLEGELGRGGMGVVYLAHDTSLDRRVAVKFMASSQPAPRLRERFATEARALARLQHPHIVNVFSVGEVSGHPYIVSEYVVGESLAALPLPVPWRRVLALGIGLARGLAAAHRQGVLHRDLKPSNALVTREGVVKLLDFGLAERFEVGAAEVSTSRPIGGTLPYMAPELLAGAPASPRSDLYALGLILHELCTGEVPRRESLQPPEVLARAGLVPGIDPDFAAIITRCLAANPLERFASAEALLEALERLERLAPEPLAAGNPYRGLAPFEAEHRSLFFGRDADIRAVLERLRSRALVLVAGDSGTGKSSLCRAGVLPRVAAGALDEGREWITLTLWPGHRPLEALAAALAPLLGRKEAELVTALADRSAWLGQALREAHSSGRGLLLFIDQLEELLTLSEPVQAAHFARLLGEFALPSVGVHVLLAVRGDFLTRLCALPGLGDEAERALYILRPLSPEGVREAIVGPARSRGVAFESGELLQMLVASTVHGVGSLPLLQFALAELWERCNPEQGGRIMREALEEMGGVAGALSRHADGVLARLSPTEHAAARRLLLQLVTEEGTRIERGEDELAEASDGASRAALRALVEGRLLHTRTVSGQPRWEIAHESLIESWGTLRDWLDDDIGHRVVRKRVEAASAEWERLMRARDALWGQRQLDEARLLEPSTLGSREHAFLLASQRAVTRKRWGRWLAVLGLVLAVCASYGGLRLHAYLEDTRFVATEHGLAREALAAGRDLAQRARVRREEALALFDGRAPPSVGLQTLSGPDGPRRAAERQWTQALALRDQADAAYTRASRNLERALDRDRHHVGTRRLISELTYERALLAERFHQSREHDEWVRRLEQEVDTARVDTEWLQRLKAPAELEIISTPPGARVELERYTQEEGTFRREPVAEASSLGPTPIARLRLPEGSYVLHVTQPGRVPVDLPLRLSHGARETVRLTLPTAVPDGYVYIPPGCFLLGSAEPEAVRRFSFSAPIHRFCLNAGYLIGQREVTFGDWLTYLDDLPPDAPARRILEQPRFGDGGAVTLRRHPGADWSFTFYRSREEFSTAKVGEAFVYAGRTRRNTADWRRFPLFGVSAQDLEGYFYWLDRTKRLPGARLCGQHEWEYAARGADGRRYPHGEELRPDDANIDATYDREPTAFGPDMVGSHPASVSPFGLHDMAGNAYELTRSVTPEFGRVVLRGGSWYYDAFAAAIADLSPGDPTARDVRIGVRVCASFSPR; encoded by the coding sequence GTGGCCGACCTGGCTCCCTCCAACTCCATGCGTCAGCCCATCTCCCATTGCCTGACGGACGAGCTCCTGGTCGAACTGCTCGAGGACCGGTTGCCGGACGAAGAGCTGGCCCGGATCCATCGGCACGCCGCCGGGTGCGACGACTGCCGGGCCCTGCTCGCCACGTTCACACCTGGCATTCAGCGCGCGGGGGAGGAGGCCACGGATGACTGCGAGCCGGCCGGCACCTCGCGGGAGCCGGGGCTCGTCTGGACGCCACCCGACGCCTTCGACGCATTCCGCCTCGAAGGCGAGCTTGGTCGTGGCGGCATGGGCGTCGTCTACCTGGCGCACGACACCTCGCTGGATCGGCGCGTGGCGGTGAAGTTCATGGCCTCGAGTCAGCCGGCTCCCAGGCTCCGTGAGCGCTTCGCGACCGAGGCCCGGGCGCTCGCGCGCCTGCAGCACCCCCACATCGTCAATGTGTTCAGCGTCGGTGAGGTGAGTGGCCACCCGTACATCGTCTCCGAGTACGTCGTCGGCGAGAGCCTCGCGGCGCTGCCCCTGCCGGTGCCCTGGCGCCGGGTCCTCGCCCTGGGCATCGGACTTGCCCGGGGGCTCGCGGCGGCGCATCGCCAGGGCGTGCTCCACCGCGACCTCAAGCCCTCCAATGCCCTGGTCACCCGGGAAGGCGTGGTGAAGCTGCTCGACTTCGGTCTGGCCGAGCGCTTCGAGGTGGGAGCAGCCGAGGTCTCCACCTCGCGCCCCATCGGCGGCACGCTGCCCTACATGGCGCCCGAGCTTCTCGCCGGTGCTCCCGCGAGCCCTCGAAGCGATCTCTACGCCCTGGGGCTCATCCTCCACGAGCTGTGCACGGGCGAGGTGCCACGCCGCGAGTCCCTCCAGCCTCCGGAGGTGCTTGCCCGTGCCGGGCTCGTGCCGGGCATCGATCCGGACTTCGCCGCGATCATCACGCGGTGCCTCGCGGCCAATCCGCTCGAGCGCTTCGCCTCGGCCGAGGCACTCCTCGAGGCCCTGGAGCGGCTGGAGCGCCTCGCGCCCGAGCCGCTGGCCGCCGGCAATCCCTACCGAGGCCTCGCTCCCTTCGAGGCCGAGCACCGGTCGCTCTTCTTCGGGCGCGACGCCGACATCCGCGCCGTGCTCGAGCGCCTGCGCTCGCGCGCCCTGGTCCTCGTCGCCGGGGACTCCGGGACCGGCAAGTCCTCGCTGTGCCGCGCCGGCGTCCTGCCCCGGGTGGCCGCTGGCGCCCTGGATGAAGGCCGTGAGTGGATCACTCTCACGCTGTGGCCCGGCCATCGTCCGCTCGAGGCCCTCGCCGCCGCGCTCGCGCCCCTGCTCGGCCGCAAGGAGGCGGAGCTCGTCACCGCGCTCGCGGACAGGTCAGCCTGGCTCGGCCAGGCGCTGCGTGAGGCGCACTCGAGTGGACGGGGCCTGCTGCTCTTCATCGATCAGCTCGAGGAGTTGCTCACCCTCTCCGAACCGGTCCAGGCGGCGCACTTCGCCCGGCTCCTCGGGGAGTTCGCCCTGCCGTCGGTGGGGGTGCACGTGCTGTTGGCGGTGCGCGGCGACTTCCTGACACGCCTGTGCGCGCTTCCCGGCCTGGGCGATGAGGCGGAGCGGGCGCTCTACATCCTTCGCCCCCTGTCACCCGAGGGAGTGCGCGAGGCCATCGTCGGGCCCGCGCGCAGCCGGGGCGTGGCTTTCGAATCGGGTGAGCTCCTCCAGATGCTCGTCGCCTCCACGGTCCATGGCGTGGGCAGCTTGCCCCTCCTCCAGTTCGCGCTCGCCGAGCTGTGGGAGCGGTGCAATCCCGAGCAGGGCGGCCGCATCATGCGGGAGGCGCTCGAGGAGATGGGCGGGGTGGCTGGAGCGCTGTCCCGGCATGCGGATGGAGTGCTCGCGCGCCTGAGTCCCACGGAGCACGCGGCGGCGCGGCGCCTCCTGCTCCAACTCGTGACGGAGGAGGGCACGCGCATCGAGCGTGGCGAAGACGAGCTCGCCGAGGCCTCGGATGGGGCTTCCCGTGCCGCCCTTCGCGCGCTCGTCGAGGGTCGCCTCCTGCACACGCGCACCGTGAGCGGCCAGCCGCGCTGGGAGATCGCCCACGAGTCGCTCATCGAGAGCTGGGGCACGCTCCGCGACTGGCTCGATGACGACATCGGCCATCGCGTGGTGCGCAAGCGGGTCGAGGCGGCCAGCGCCGAGTGGGAGCGCCTCATGCGGGCCCGCGATGCCCTCTGGGGGCAGCGGCAGCTCGACGAGGCGCGGCTGCTCGAGCCCTCCACCCTGGGCTCGCGCGAGCATGCCTTCCTCCTCGCTTCCCAGCGCGCCGTGACACGCAAGCGCTGGGGGCGCTGGCTCGCGGTGCTGGGCCTCGTGCTCGCCGTCTGCGCTTCCTATGGCGGGCTTCGTCTGCACGCGTACCTCGAGGACACGCGCTTCGTCGCCACCGAGCACGGCCTGGCACGGGAGGCGCTCGCCGCGGGCCGTGACCTCGCCCAGCGGGCCCGCGTACGCCGCGAGGAGGCGTTGGCGTTGTTCGATGGCCGGGCGCCGCCGTCCGTGGGCCTCCAGACCTTGTCGGGACCCGATGGTCCGAGGAGAGCCGCCGAGCGGCAATGGACCCAGGCGCTCGCCCTGCGCGATCAGGCGGATGCGGCCTACACGCGCGCCAGCCGGAACCTCGAGAGGGCCCTGGATCGCGATCGCCACCACGTGGGCACGCGCCGGCTCATCTCGGAGCTCACCTATGAACGGGCTCTCCTCGCCGAGCGCTTCCACCAGAGCCGCGAGCATGACGAGTGGGTGCGGCGTCTGGAGCAGGAGGTGGACACGGCGCGAGTGGACACGGAATGGCTGCAACGGCTCAAGGCCCCGGCCGAACTGGAGATCATCTCCACCCCACCTGGCGCACGCGTCGAGCTCGAGCGCTACACCCAGGAAGAGGGGACCTTCCGCCGTGAGCCCGTCGCGGAGGCCAGCTCCCTGGGGCCGACCCCCATCGCCCGCCTTCGCCTGCCCGAGGGCTCCTATGTGCTCCACGTCACGCAGCCGGGGCGTGTGCCGGTGGACCTGCCGCTGCGCCTCTCGCACGGTGCCCGCGAAACGGTCCGCCTCACGCTCCCCACCGCGGTGCCTGACGGCTATGTCTACATCCCGCCGGGCTGTTTCCTCCTGGGCAGCGCCGAGCCCGAGGCGGTGCGCAGGTTCTCGTTCAGCGCGCCGATTCATCGGTTCTGTCTCAACGCGGGGTACCTGATCGGCCAGCGGGAGGTGACGTTCGGCGACTGGCTGACCTACCTCGACGACCTGCCTCCGGATGCGCCCGCGAGGAGGATCCTCGAGCAGCCGCGCTTCGGCGATGGTGGGGCGGTGACGCTGCGGCGACACCCCGGCGCTGACTGGAGCTTCACCTTCTATCGTTCGCGAGAGGAGTTCAGCACGGCGAAGGTGGGCGAGGCCTTTGTCTACGCGGGGCGGACCCGGCGGAACACCGCTGACTGGAGAAGGTTTCCCCTGTTCGGTGTCTCCGCGCAGGACCTGGAGGGCTACTTCTACTGGCTCGACCGGACGAAGCGTCTGCCAGGAGCGCGCCTGTGTGGCCAGCACGAGTGGGAGTACGCGGCCCGGGGAGCGGATGGCCGCCGATACCCTCATGGCGAGGAACTGCGGCCCGACGACGCCAACATCGACGCGACCTATGATCGGGAGCCCACGGCCTTCGGGCCCGACATGGTCGGTTCCCACCCCGCGTCGGTGAGCCCCTTCGGTCTGCACGACATGGCCGGCAACGCCTACGAGCTCACGCGGTCCGTGACACCGGAGTTCGGGCGAGTCGTTCTCCGGGGGGGCTCGTGGTACTACGACGCCTTCGCCGCGGCCATCGCGGACCTCTCACCCGGAGATCCCACGGCGCGCGACGTCAGGATCGGCGTGCGCGTCTGTGCTTCGTTCTCTCCACGGTAG
- a CDS encoding acyltransferase family protein: protein MSSPRDPATPRALSDALFCSRGLSILLVVLVHVMGVESSQGLRKLFVPERADLRFAAGLLHSFNMAVMLMNSGAAVFLFAEPNPSFLEFTRRKLRKLVVPMFVWAPVALGLQELLRGGPRTLDGWLVWMGRLPTAWFPPYGIFWFVHALVGCTLLAWIYRRLVPAPGPWAGPGYLGLSLLAHAIAESWGAATVGVGASYLRLILFSNCFFASGLALAPGLGPVMRGLSRLPRALQAAVPVGCLGLMVALQAWSSTEGPWAPRQLNGPLGFCMQFSLAVVLLDRARRAWLLRGLVYLGSISMPIYLFHIYFVSGPRQALERAWPGAPLPLHLVLGALVGVLGPWGVYRLLRPNRAFRWSIGLS, encoded by the coding sequence ATGTCCTCCCCCCGCGATCCGGCCACCCCCAGGGCGCTCTCCGATGCGCTGTTCTGCAGCCGAGGCCTCAGCATCCTGCTGGTGGTGCTCGTCCACGTGATGGGCGTGGAGTCCTCCCAGGGACTGCGCAAGCTCTTCGTCCCGGAGCGCGCCGACCTGCGCTTCGCCGCGGGGCTCCTTCACAGCTTCAACATGGCGGTGATGCTGATGAACTCGGGCGCGGCGGTGTTCCTCTTTGCCGAGCCGAACCCGTCCTTCCTGGAGTTCACGCGTCGCAAGCTGCGCAAACTCGTCGTCCCCATGTTCGTCTGGGCACCTGTCGCCCTCGGCCTCCAGGAACTCCTGCGGGGGGGTCCGCGGACCCTCGACGGCTGGCTCGTCTGGATGGGCCGGTTGCCCACCGCGTGGTTTCCCCCCTACGGCATCTTCTGGTTCGTGCACGCCCTGGTGGGCTGCACCCTGCTCGCCTGGATCTACCGGCGCCTCGTGCCAGCCCCGGGCCCCTGGGCGGGACCCGGCTATCTGGGCCTGTCCCTGCTGGCCCACGCCATCGCCGAATCCTGGGGCGCCGCCACGGTGGGCGTGGGGGCGAGCTACCTGCGCCTCATCCTCTTCTCCAACTGCTTCTTCGCCTCGGGCCTGGCCCTGGCTCCCGGACTCGGGCCGGTGATGCGGGGGCTCTCCCGGCTGCCACGAGCGCTCCAGGCGGCGGTGCCGGTGGGGTGTCTGGGGCTGATGGTGGCGCTCCAGGCCTGGAGTTCCACCGAGGGGCCCTGGGCGCCGCGACAGCTCAACGGCCCCCTGGGCTTCTGCATGCAGTTCTCCCTGGCCGTCGTCCTCCTGGACCGGGCGCGGCGCGCGTGGCTGCTCAGAGGGCTCGTCTACCTGGGCTCGATCAGCATGCCCATCTACCTCTTCCACATCTACTTCGTCTCCGGACCCCGGCAGGCCCTGGAGCGGGCATGGCCCGGCGCGCCCCTCCCGCTGCACCTCGTCCTGGGCGCGCTCGTGGGCGTGCTGGGGCCCTGGGGCGTCTACCGCCTCCTGCGCCCGAACCGCGCCTTTCGCTGGAGCATCGGGCTGTCTTGA